The Cylindrospermopsis curvispora GIHE-G1 genome contains a region encoding:
- a CDS encoding ABC1 kinase family protein, whose product MEQGYSGKAYRWNREKYSSKRRFVDIWSFVLTFMFKLWRYNKAWSYPGGITESKQATRRYAQAVWVRNTFLDLGPTFIKVGQLFSTRADIFPSEYVDELSKLQDRVPAFDYEQVATIIEQELGKTITELFASFEPIPLAAASLGQVHKAELHSGETVVVKVQRPGLKKLFEIDLQILKGIAHYFQNHPEWGRGRDWMGIYEECCRILWEEIDYLNEGRNADTFRRNFRSYNWVKVPRVYWRYTTSKIITLEYVPGIKVSQYEALEAAGVDRKAIARYGAQAYLHQLLNNGFFHADPHPGNLAVSPDGALIFYDFGMMGTIKSNVREGLMETLFGIAQKDGDRVVQSLVNLGAIAPVEDMGPVRRSVQYMLDNFMDKPFENQSVANISEDLYEIAYNQPFRFPATFTFVMRAFSTLEGVGKGLDPEFNFMEVAQPYAMELMNNNNGASQANTFLNELSRQAVQVSSTALGLPRRLEDTLEKLERGDIRLRVRAMETERLLRRQSNIQMGISYALIISAFTISATILLVNRFYWLAAIAGLIVAGISFIFLRLVSRLDRYDQKY is encoded by the coding sequence ATGGAACAAGGTTATTCGGGTAAGGCTTACCGTTGGAATCGGGAGAAATACTCCAGCAAACGCCGCTTTGTGGATATCTGGTCTTTTGTTTTGACCTTTATGTTTAAACTTTGGCGGTATAATAAGGCATGGAGTTATCCTGGGGGTATAACGGAGTCCAAACAAGCAACCAGACGCTACGCCCAGGCGGTCTGGGTAAGAAACACATTTTTGGATTTAGGACCAACTTTTATCAAGGTTGGCCAGTTATTTTCCACCCGTGCGGATATATTTCCTAGTGAGTATGTGGATGAGCTGTCTAAGTTACAAGACCGCGTACCAGCTTTTGATTACGAACAGGTGGCCACAATCATTGAACAGGAATTGGGTAAAACAATTACTGAACTGTTTGCCAGTTTTGAACCCATACCTCTTGCTGCTGCTAGTTTAGGTCAAGTTCACAAGGCTGAACTTCACTCGGGGGAAACCGTAGTAGTTAAGGTACAACGACCAGGACTGAAAAAACTCTTTGAAATTGATTTACAAATCCTTAAAGGTATTGCTCACTATTTTCAAAATCATCCTGAGTGGGGAAGAGGAAGAGATTGGATGGGTATTTATGAGGAGTGCTGTCGCATTCTTTGGGAGGAAATTGATTATCTCAATGAGGGACGCAATGCGGATACTTTTAGGCGCAACTTTCGCTCCTACAACTGGGTGAAGGTCCCTAGGGTATATTGGCGCTATACCACTTCTAAAATCATTACTTTGGAATATGTTCCTGGCATTAAAGTGAGTCAGTATGAAGCATTGGAAGCTGCAGGTGTGGATAGAAAGGCGATCGCTCGTTATGGAGCTCAGGCATATTTACACCAGTTATTGAATAATGGCTTCTTCCATGCTGATCCCCACCCTGGTAATTTGGCAGTAAGTCCGGATGGAGCCTTAATTTTCTACGACTTTGGCATGATGGGCACTATTAAGTCCAATGTTCGGGAAGGACTGATGGAAACCTTATTTGGTATCGCTCAAAAAGATGGTGACCGCGTAGTACAATCATTAGTTAATTTGGGTGCGATCGCTCCGGTGGAGGATATGGGTCCGGTGCGACGTTCTGTCCAGTACATGTTGGACAATTTTATGGACAAACCCTTTGAAAACCAATCTGTGGCTAATATCAGTGAAGACTTGTATGAAATTGCCTATAATCAGCCATTTCGGTTCCCAGCCACTTTTACTTTTGTCATGCGAGCTTTTTCTACCTTAGAAGGGGTAGGAAAGGGTTTAGACCCGGAATTTAATTTTATGGAAGTTGCCCAGCCTTATGCAATGGAGCTTATGAATAATAACAACGGTGCTAGTCAAGCAAATACTTTTTTAAATGAGTTGAGTCGTCAAGCGGTGCAGGTTAGTAGTACGGCATTAGGTTTGCCTCGTCGTTTAGAAGATACCCTGGAGAAGCTGGAACGAGGTGATATCCGGTTGCGAGTGCGTGCGATGGAAACAGAACGTCTATTAAGACGACAAAGTAATATTCAAATGGGAATTAGTTACGCCCTGATCATAAGCGCCTTTACTATTTCAGCCACTATCCTATTAGTCAATAGATTTTACTGGTTAGCTGCAATAGCAGGTTTGATAGTTGCTGGCATATCTTTCATTTTCTTGCGTCTAGTCTCCCGTCTTGATCGTTATGATCAGAAGTATTAG
- the petD gene encoding cytochrome b6-f complex subunit IV: protein MSTQKKPDLSDPILRAKLAKGMGHNYYGEPAWPNDLLYVFPIVIMGSFACIVALAVLEPALVGEPANPFATPLEILPEWYLFPVFQILRSLPNKLLGVLAMASVPLGLILVPFIESVNKFQNPFRRPVATTVFLFGTLVTIWLGIGAALPLDKSLTLGLF from the coding sequence ATGTCCACACAGAAGAAACCTGATCTAAGCGATCCTATTTTAAGAGCGAAACTGGCTAAGGGAATGGGTCATAACTACTATGGCGAACCTGCTTGGCCAAACGATTTGCTCTATGTATTCCCCATTGTAATTATGGGTTCATTTGCATGTATTGTAGCCCTAGCTGTACTAGAGCCTGCATTAGTAGGTGAACCAGCAAATCCTTTTGCCACCCCTTTAGAAATTCTGCCCGAGTGGTATCTGTTCCCAGTGTTCCAGATTCTCCGCTCTCTACCCAATAAACTTTTGGGAGTATTGGCCATGGCATCAGTACCCCTGGGACTGATTCTTGTTCCTTTTATTGAAAGCGTTAACAAGTTTCAAAATCCATTCCGTCGTCCGGTAGCAACAACAGTATTCTTATTTGGTACTCTTGTTACTATCTGGTTAGGTATTGGTGCGGCATTGCCCTTAGACAAATCCCTAACTTTGGGACTATTCTAA
- the cobT gene encoding nicotinate mononucleotide-dependent phosphoribosyltransferase CobT, whose protein sequence is MINTYTQVGQGEKWIRDYKSGAPVFACILGFTETCLIPGISAAGLTPEDRKYTACADAEFLYYGANHPSQYSLPPLIAGASPVLISRAVTEGLQIPVYLFNAGLPLIPSPPCIDLGGTVARCLSTAISIEYSTVQHLLKQGLLWGEKLSTNITSGYLILSECVVGGTTTALSVLTGLGIDAVGKVNSSHPICNHDQKWSIVQSGLNKIGSFGDPLEIVAAVGDPMQIVVAGMAIAASRKCGVILGGGTQMLAVYALIQAIGQVHSLSWQPEAIVVGTTRWVVEDTTGATVDLALSLSKNRFAEGQIPPPLLATQLSFANSIYPQLQAYEQGFVKEGVGAGAACIAACMSYGWQQEEILMAVESQVENIYKNTY, encoded by the coding sequence ATGATTAATACTTACACTCAAGTTGGTCAAGGTGAAAAATGGATACGAGATTATAAATCGGGTGCACCGGTTTTCGCTTGTATTTTAGGTTTTACAGAAACCTGTTTAATTCCGGGTATTTCCGCTGCTGGCTTGACCCCAGAGGATAGAAAATATACTGCTTGTGCAGATGCTGAATTTTTGTACTATGGTGCCAATCATCCATCTCAATATTCCCTACCCCCCTTAATTGCTGGTGCTTCCCCGGTTTTGATTTCCCGCGCTGTCACAGAAGGTTTACAAATACCAGTTTATTTATTTAATGCGGGTCTACCCCTTATCCCCTCCCCCCCCTGTATTGATTTAGGTGGAACCGTAGCTCGGTGTTTAAGTACGGCTATATCAATAGAATATAGTACTGTTCAACACTTGCTAAAACAGGGCCTACTCTGGGGTGAAAAACTTAGCACTAATATTACATCCGGATATTTAATTTTGAGTGAGTGCGTTGTTGGTGGTACTACCACTGCTCTATCCGTTTTAACTGGTTTGGGAATTGATGCGGTTGGTAAGGTTAACAGTAGCCACCCCATTTGTAATCATGACCAAAAATGGTCTATAGTCCAATCTGGTTTAAATAAGATAGGTAGTTTTGGCGATCCTTTGGAAATTGTAGCCGCAGTGGGAGACCCTATGCAAATAGTAGTAGCTGGAATGGCGATCGCTGCTAGTCGCAAGTGTGGGGTTATACTGGGCGGCGGTACTCAGATGTTAGCGGTTTATGCATTAATACAGGCAATTGGGCAAGTTCATTCTTTATCCTGGCAACCGGAAGCAATTGTAGTGGGGACAACGCGCTGGGTCGTGGAGGATACCACTGGAGCTACGGTTGATTTGGCTTTGAGTTTGAGTAAAAATAGGTTTGCTGAAGGTCAAATTCCTCCTCCCCTATTAGCTACACAGTTAAGTTTTGCCAATTCTATTTACCCCCAGTTGCAAGCTTATGAGCAAGGATTTGTCAAGGAAGGTGTGGGTGCTGGTGCAGCTTGTATAGCTGCTTGCATGAGTTATGGTTGGCAACAGGAGGAAATTTTAATGGCCGTTGAATCCCAGGTGGAAAATATATATAAAAATACTTATTGA
- the pyrE gene encoding orotate phosphoribosyltransferase produces the protein MSHSNETSHDSTIWSTTSDLTLLRRKLLDLFCQLAYQEGDFVLSSGRRSSYYINGKQVTLHPQGALAIGRLILNILPVDTQAVAGLTLGADPIVSSVSVVSVYESRPIPALIIRKEAKGHGTMAYIEGPNLPPAAKVVVLEDVVTTGKSALQAVERLTAAGYKVDRVISLVDRLQGGRELYQSFNLHFDSLFTIFDLQQMYQELKGV, from the coding sequence ATGTCCCATTCTAACGAAACATCTCATGATTCCACAATTTGGTCAACTACAAGTGATTTGACCCTCCTACGTCGGAAGTTACTAGATTTATTCTGTCAGCTTGCTTATCAGGAAGGTGATTTTGTTCTCTCCTCTGGAAGGCGCAGTTCCTACTATATCAATGGCAAACAAGTCACTCTTCATCCCCAAGGTGCCCTAGCTATAGGTAGATTAATACTTAATATTTTACCAGTGGATACTCAAGCTGTCGCTGGTTTAACACTGGGCGCTGATCCCATTGTGTCTTCGGTTAGTGTAGTCTCTGTTTATGAAAGTAGACCCATACCCGCCCTAATTATTCGTAAGGAAGCTAAGGGACATGGTACAATGGCTTATATTGAGGGTCCAAATTTACCGCCAGCAGCTAAGGTGGTGGTTTTGGAAGATGTGGTTACCACTGGGAAATCTGCTCTTCAAGCAGTAGAACGCCTCACAGCAGCTGGTTATAAGGTTGACCGGGTAATCTCTCTCGTAGACAGACTCCAAGGAGGAAGAGAATTGTATCAATCATTTAACTTGCATTTTGATAGCTTGTTTACTATTTTTGATTTGCAGCAAATGTATCAAGAGTTAAAGGGTGTTTGA
- a CDS encoding response regulator transcription factor has product MWILVVEDDYYLTESLTEALTMERYEVECVKDGEAAWRQLKELPGRNYDLIIMDITLPKLDGIRLCQKLRDHGCTLPILMLTARDTISDKITGLDAGADSYMVKPFNLQELMAQVRALLRRSKPVISNTLTWGDLYLDFSTYKVLYGRKPIHLTPKEFALMEALLRCNGRIATRSILIDQIWAWENAPEEETIRTYIRNLRAKLINVGAPKDLIETIHGVGYRLKCLDT; this is encoded by the coding sequence ATGTGGATTCTTGTTGTAGAGGATGATTATTACCTAACAGAATCCCTGACAGAAGCTCTAACTATGGAAAGGTATGAAGTAGAATGTGTCAAGGATGGTGAAGCTGCTTGGAGGCAATTAAAAGAACTACCAGGAAGAAACTATGACCTGATCATTATGGATATTACCCTACCAAAACTAGACGGGATTCGACTATGCCAAAAACTGCGTGACCATGGTTGTACTTTGCCCATTCTCATGCTCACTGCTAGGGATACAATTAGCGATAAAATTACGGGTTTGGATGCTGGGGCGGACTCTTACATGGTCAAACCCTTTAATTTACAAGAACTAATGGCCCAAGTTCGCGCATTATTACGCAGATCAAAGCCTGTAATCAGTAACACTCTTACCTGGGGTGACTTGTACTTAGATTTTAGCACATATAAAGTTTTATATGGGAGGAAACCTATTCATTTGACACCTAAAGAATTTGCTCTTATGGAAGCTCTATTGCGTTGTAATGGACGTATTGCTACTCGTAGCATCTTAATTGACCAAATTTGGGCTTGGGAAAATGCACCAGAAGAAGAAACCATTAGAACTTATATTAGGAACCTACGAGCTAAACTGATTAATGTGGGAGCCCCCAAGGATTTGATCGAAACTATTCATGGTGTTGGCTATCGTCTTAAATGTTTAGATACCTAA
- a CDS encoding Stp1/IreP family PP2C-type Ser/Thr phosphatase, translated as MKLNFTGATDPGLIRSHNQDAYYIDPDGRFFIVADGMGGHAGGEEASRIAIQEIQAYLTNQWDFPENTQSLLRLAISQANNSILQDQVSHPERSDMGTTVVVVVFRSPEPPMCAHLGDSRLYHFTNSQVHQITQDHTWVAKAIKTGEIGPEEARSHPYRHVLSRCLGRADLSDPEVQSFELNPGDRLLLCSDGLTEELLDEQIFQLYQNPDLEQTASSLVEAAKANGGKDNITVILISAAHQD; from the coding sequence ATGAAACTTAACTTTACCGGTGCAACCGATCCCGGACTTATTCGTTCTCATAATCAAGATGCTTACTACATAGACCCTGATGGACGTTTTTTTATCGTTGCTGATGGTATGGGAGGTCATGCTGGAGGGGAGGAAGCTAGTCGAATTGCCATTCAAGAAATTCAAGCCTATTTAACAAACCAATGGGACTTCCCTGAAAATACCCAGTCCTTATTAAGGTTGGCTATATCCCAAGCCAATAATTCCATCTTACAAGACCAAGTTTCTCACCCGGAACGTTCCGACATGGGAACCACCGTTGTGGTCGTAGTTTTCCGCTCCCCTGAACCCCCCATGTGTGCCCACCTGGGGGATTCCCGTTTATATCACTTCACTAACTCCCAAGTCCACCAAATCACTCAAGACCATACCTGGGTCGCTAAAGCTATAAAAACAGGCGAGATTGGTCCCGAAGAAGCCCGCTCCCACCCCTATCGCCATGTCCTCTCACGCTGTTTAGGAAGAGCAGATCTCAGCGACCCAGAAGTTCAGTCCTTTGAACTCAACCCAGGCGATCGCCTGCTTTTATGTAGCGATGGATTAACTGAGGAACTGCTGGACGAACAAATTTTTCAGCTGTACCAGAACCCAGATTTAGAGCAAACAGCTTCATCCCTGGTGGAAGCAGCCAAAGCCAATGGGGGTAAGGACAACATCACCGTTATCTTAATTTCTGCTGCACATCAAGACTGA
- the ctpA gene encoding carboxyl-terminal processing protease CtpA, with protein MNKWLLRWGFSLLLAFSLAFIWDFGYFVPSAIALTQQQKVVAEAWRIVNRSYIDATFNNQNWESVRQRAFKQPLGNDQAAYKVVRDMLKSLDDPFTRFLDPDQYRSLQVNTSGELTGVGLQIALNSETGILEVITPIQGSPAERAGLKPRDRILQIEGLSTENISLDEAAARMRGPIGTVVTLLIGREGQPAQEVVLVRDRIELNPVLADLRFSSEGMPIGYVRLSQFNANAALELANAINSLEEQGATAYILDLRNNPGGLLQAGIEVARQWLDSGIVVYTVNRRGIQGSFEAFGPALTQDPLVILVNQGTASASEILAGALQDNGRAQLVGETTFGKGLIQSLFELNDGSGLAVTIAKYETPNHRDINKSGIKPDVEVKQSMITREQVGSSDDKQYQAALEILSKKLLIAESLKKSS; from the coding sequence ATGAATAAATGGCTCTTACGATGGGGATTTTCGTTACTTTTGGCTTTTAGCCTGGCTTTCATCTGGGATTTTGGCTACTTTGTTCCATCAGCTATCGCTTTGACCCAACAGCAAAAAGTAGTAGCTGAGGCTTGGCGAATTGTTAACCGGTCATATATAGATGCAACTTTTAATAACCAAAACTGGGAAAGTGTAAGACAACGAGCTTTTAAACAACCCCTGGGAAATGATCAAGCAGCATACAAAGTAGTGCGAGATATGCTTAAAAGTCTAGATGATCCTTTCACCAGATTTTTAGACCCGGATCAGTATCGCAGTTTACAAGTTAACACTTCGGGAGAGTTGACCGGTGTAGGTTTACAAATCGCTCTCAATTCTGAAACCGGTATATTAGAGGTAATTACACCTATTCAGGGTTCACCCGCAGAGAGAGCGGGCTTAAAACCACGAGATCGGATTTTACAAATTGAAGGATTATCCACGGAAAATATCAGCTTGGATGAAGCAGCAGCGCGGATGCGTGGGCCCATTGGCACAGTAGTCACCCTACTGATTGGTCGCGAGGGACAACCAGCTCAAGAAGTAGTTTTAGTGCGCGATCGCATTGAATTAAATCCGGTCCTAGCTGATTTACGTTTTTCTTCAGAAGGAATGCCCATTGGTTATGTTCGTCTTTCACAATTCAATGCTAATGCTGCCTTGGAGCTAGCAAATGCAATTAATAGCCTGGAAGAACAGGGAGCTACAGCCTACATTTTAGATTTGCGCAATAATCCAGGGGGACTATTACAAGCGGGAATTGAGGTAGCCCGTCAATGGTTAGACTCGGGAATAGTAGTATATACTGTTAACCGTCGAGGTATACAAGGGAGTTTTGAAGCCTTTGGTCCAGCCTTAACTCAGGATCCCCTAGTGATTTTGGTCAACCAGGGGACTGCTAGTGCCAGCGAGATTTTAGCGGGTGCTTTACAAGACAATGGTAGGGCCCAGCTAGTCGGTGAAACTACCTTTGGTAAAGGGTTAATTCAGTCCTTATTTGAACTAAATGACGGTTCTGGATTAGCGGTGACAATTGCTAAATATGAAACACCTAACCATCGAGATATTAATAAATCAGGAATTAAGCCAGATGTAGAGGTCAAACAATCAATGATTACCCGTGAACAAGTAGGTAGTTCAGATGATAAGCAGTATCAAGCTGCCTTAGAGATACTAAGCAAAAAACTGCTGATAGCAGAAAGCTTAAAAAAGTCAAGTTAA
- a CDS encoding DUF2232 domain-containing protein — protein MNIANSPLDRPDRESKTSHPVQVPLRLVETAFFASTSALLWFINFYFPLGPILRILFSIPIALVYLRWGNRASWMAAITSGLLLSVLTGPVRSLLFIMPFAFLGVLLGASWHRRVPWVVSISLGTILCTLGVFFRLWLLSILSGEDLWIYLTNQVTEIIEWLFLNLQILTTPSTLGVKLAALLLIMINNLIYMFIVHLAAWLLLERLGNSIPNPPHWIQVVMNYED, from the coding sequence ATGAATATTGCTAATTCTCCACTAGATCGGCCAGATCGAGAATCTAAAACCTCTCATCCAGTTCAGGTCCCCTTGAGATTAGTGGAAACGGCATTTTTTGCCAGTACCTCCGCTCTGCTTTGGTTTATAAACTTTTACTTTCCCCTAGGTCCAATTCTACGTATACTTTTTTCAATTCCTATTGCTTTAGTTTATTTACGCTGGGGTAATCGTGCTTCTTGGATGGCGGCCATCACCTCTGGGTTGCTACTTTCGGTTTTGACTGGACCCGTTCGGAGTCTTTTATTTATTATGCCCTTTGCTTTTTTGGGTGTGTTATTGGGAGCAAGTTGGCATCGTCGCGTTCCTTGGGTTGTTTCCATCAGTTTAGGTACTATATTATGTACATTAGGAGTGTTTTTTCGTCTCTGGTTACTTTCTATCTTATCTGGTGAGGACTTATGGATTTATCTAACTAACCAAGTTACAGAAATTATCGAGTGGTTATTCCTTAATTTACAAATATTAACTACTCCCAGTACTTTAGGGGTTAAACTAGCAGCATTGCTACTAATTATGATTAATAACTTAATTTATATGTTTATAGTCCACTTGGCAGCATGGTTACTATTGGAGCGTCTGGGAAATTCCATACCTAATCCGCCACATTGGATACAAGTAGTAATGAATTATGAAGATTAA
- a CDS encoding NblA/ycf18 family protein: MNQPIQLSLEQQFNIYSFASQVKEMSHEQAQEFLVKLYEQMVVREATYKELLKHQWGLDLGSMA, encoded by the coding sequence ATGAATCAACCAATACAGCTTTCCTTAGAACAGCAATTCAACATTTACTCCTTTGCCAGCCAAGTCAAAGAAATGAGTCATGAACAGGCGCAAGAGTTCCTCGTGAAACTCTACGAGCAGATGGTAGTCAGAGAAGCCACTTATAAGGAACTACTCAAACACCAGTGGGGATTGGATTTAGGCTCTATGGCATAG
- a CDS encoding DUF6825 family protein — MRNNLVQAFFVGRALAEVINERLEVTLTDALSELGKFDAEMKEQLHQFTEEVMTRASRAAEASQTGVTPSSTNANSPTDLQAEIDDLRAEVALLRTELQKYRSGAK, encoded by the coding sequence ATGCGTAATAATCTCGTGCAAGCTTTCTTTGTGGGTAGAGCATTAGCAGAAGTAATTAATGAGCGCCTAGAGGTCACCCTGACTGACGCTTTAAGTGAACTGGGTAAATTTGATGCTGAGATGAAAGAACAGCTCCACCAGTTTACGGAAGAAGTGATGACACGTGCCAGTCGAGCAGCGGAAGCATCACAAACAGGTGTCACCCCCAGCAGTACCAATGCTAATAGTCCAACAGACTTACAAGCTGAAATTGATGATTTACGAGCAGAGGTCGCTTTGTTGCGGACCGAGCTACAAAAATATCGCAGTGGAGCAAAATAG
- the petB gene encoding cytochrome b6, whose amino-acid sequence MASVYDWFEERLELEAIAEDVTSKYVPPHVNIFYCLGGITLVCFLIQFATGFAMTFYYKPTVAEAFSSVQYIMNEVNFGWLIRSIHRWSASMMVLMMILHVFRVYLTGGFKKPRELTWVSGVILAVITVSFGVTGYSLPWDQVGYWAVKIVSGVPEAIPVVGVLISDLLRGGSSVGQATLTRYYSAHTFVLPWLIAVFMLFHFLMIRKQGISGPL is encoded by the coding sequence ATGGCCAGCGTCTATGATTGGTTTGAGGAACGTTTAGAACTGGAAGCGATCGCTGAGGACGTAACCAGCAAATACGTACCACCCCACGTTAACATCTTTTACTGTTTAGGCGGAATTACTCTAGTTTGTTTTCTAATTCAGTTTGCCACTGGATTTGCCATGACATTCTACTACAAGCCTACAGTAGCAGAGGCATTTTCCTCCGTGCAGTACATAATGAATGAAGTTAACTTTGGTTGGCTAATTCGCTCTATCCATCGTTGGTCCGCCAGCATGATGGTATTAATGATGATCCTCCATGTTTTCCGGGTATACTTAACTGGTGGGTTCAAAAAACCAAGGGAACTGACCTGGGTTAGCGGAGTAATTTTAGCAGTAATCACTGTTTCCTTTGGTGTAACTGGTTACTCATTGCCTTGGGACCAAGTAGGTTACTGGGCGGTGAAAATCGTTAGTGGTGTGCCAGAGGCAATTCCCGTAGTAGGGGTTCTAATTTCCGATTTATTACGTGGTGGTTCCAGCGTAGGTCAAGCCACCCTAACCAGATATTACAGTGCCCACACCTTTGTACTACCTTGGCTAATTGCAGTATTCATGCTGTTCCACTTCTTGATGATCCGCAAGCAAGGTATTTCTGGACCATTGTAA
- a CDS encoding GNAT family N-acetyltransferase, whose product MIIRNATELDLPAIVAIYNAAVPTRMATADLEPVTLESRMTWFQERVPSQRPLWVVEINYNIAGWLSFQSFYGRPAYHATAEISIYVSPSFHRRGLGKTLLVKAIHESPNLGIKTLLSFIFAHNQPSLQLFAQFGFQHWGLLPKVADLAGVERDLIIMGLRIGQNQS is encoded by the coding sequence ATGATTATCCGCAATGCCACGGAGTTAGATTTGCCAGCAATTGTCGCCATTTATAATGCAGCTGTTCCCACTCGTATGGCCACTGCAGATCTGGAACCTGTAACCTTGGAAAGTCGGATGACATGGTTCCAGGAAAGAGTACCCTCACAACGTCCTCTGTGGGTAGTGGAAATAAATTACAATATTGCTGGTTGGCTAAGTTTTCAATCCTTTTACGGTAGACCTGCTTACCATGCTACGGCTGAAATCAGCATTTATGTTTCTCCCAGCTTTCACAGACGTGGTTTGGGCAAAACTTTACTTGTAAAAGCGATCCATGAAAGTCCCAATTTGGGAATAAAAACTCTCCTTAGCTTTATTTTCGCCCATAATCAACCCAGCTTACAACTATTTGCTCAATTTGGCTTTCAACATTGGGGACTCTTACCCAAGGTTGCTGATTTGGCAGGTGTGGAACGGGATTTAATTATTATGGGTTTAAGGATTGGGCAAAACCAATCATAG
- a CDS encoding ATP-binding protein: protein MLTKVQQDRITVKSDLKLQNQVQEWFEAFCLQYLLQEGWSESQIYRMNLALAEGFTNAVRHAHRTLPPETNIEIELGLWVDRLEIRIWDYGQPFNPDQIPEPKPGTLQDHGYGWFLIRRLADHVVYERTDNERNCLLIVKNRFEGTVA from the coding sequence ATGCTTACTAAAGTGCAGCAAGACCGAATAACAGTAAAAAGCGACTTAAAACTACAGAATCAAGTCCAGGAGTGGTTTGAGGCCTTTTGTTTACAATATCTTCTTCAAGAAGGCTGGTCAGAAAGCCAGATATACCGCATGAACCTGGCATTAGCAGAGGGTTTCACCAACGCAGTGCGTCATGCTCATCGGACTTTGCCACCAGAAACAAATATAGAAATTGAATTGGGTTTATGGGTAGATAGATTAGAAATCCGGATTTGGGACTACGGTCAACCCTTTAATCCTGACCAGATACCAGAACCTAAACCCGGTACTCTACAAGATCATGGTTATGGGTGGTTTTTAATTCGTCGTCTGGCAGACCATGTGGTTTATGAACGTACAGATAATGAGAGAAACTGTTTGTTAATCGTAAAAAACCGTTTTGAAGGCACAGTCGCTTAA
- a CDS encoding GNAT family N-acetyltransferase: protein MASDLVIRQGELGDLQVLVEFNQALIYETENKQLPINDINAGVETLLRNPTLGFYLLAQKNNQVVGSLMVTTEWSDWHNGLYWWIQSVYVHPNFRRQGVFKALYQTVKQQAKTQASGLKVSGFRLYVEKENVIAQRTYQSLGMEKSRYEIFEELLERNN, encoded by the coding sequence ATGGCATCGGACTTGGTAATTCGCCAAGGTGAACTGGGGGATTTACAGGTTCTGGTTGAATTTAACCAGGCATTAATATATGAAACTGAAAACAAACAACTACCCATTAATGATATTAATGCAGGCGTGGAAACACTATTAAGAAATCCCACTTTAGGATTTTATCTTTTAGCTCAGAAGAATAATCAGGTGGTTGGGTCCTTAATGGTTACCACAGAATGGAGTGATTGGCATAATGGTTTATACTGGTGGATTCAGAGTGTATACGTTCATCCGAACTTTCGTCGCCAAGGGGTTTTTAAAGCTTTATATCAAACCGTGAAACAGCAGGCAAAAACCCAAGCAAGTGGGCTGAAAGTTTCTGGGTTTAGACTTTATGTGGAAAAAGAGAATGTAATTGCCCAAAGGACTTATCAGTCCCTGGGAATGGAAAAAAGCCGCTATGAGATTTTTGAAGAACTGTTAGAACGTAATAATTAG